One window of the Maridesulfovibrio frigidus DSM 17176 genome contains the following:
- a CDS encoding N-acetyltransferase, translating into MPFIRKAMMKDAKDIHSIIKESTKDAMVLPRPLSSVYSHLRDFFVAEADDGSVVGCCALSITWDCLAEVRSLVVIPGQRGTNLGGQMVEACVAEARKLGVCEVFVLTNIEDFFSKQGFVATDKNILPQKVWADCINCPLFPDCDEIPMVMKL; encoded by the coding sequence GAAAAGCAATGATGAAGGATGCTAAAGATATCCATTCGATCATCAAAGAGAGTACAAAGGATGCGATGGTTCTGCCTCGCCCTTTGTCTTCTGTTTATAGTCATCTTCGAGATTTTTTTGTTGCAGAAGCGGATGATGGTAGCGTCGTTGGTTGCTGTGCTTTAAGCATAACTTGGGATTGTCTTGCAGAAGTTAGGTCTTTGGTCGTTATTCCTGGGCAGCGCGGAACTAATCTGGGGGGCCAGATGGTTGAAGCGTGTGTTGCAGAGGCTCGTAAGCTGGGTGTTTGCGAGGTGTTTGTTCTTACAAATATTGAGGACTTTTTCTCAAAGCAGGGTTTTGTTGCGACAGATAAAAACATTCTTCCCCAGAAGGTCTGGGCTGATTGTATCAACTGTCCTCTTTTCCCCGACTGTGATGAAATTCCGATGGTTATGAAACTATAA